The Manihot esculenta cultivar AM560-2 chromosome 1, M.esculenta_v8, whole genome shotgun sequence genome has a window encoding:
- the LOC110622494 gene encoding galactinol synthase 1 produces the protein MAYYVINYSKLRIWEFVEYTKMIYLDWDIQVFENIDHLFDLPDGYFYAVMDCFCEKTWSNTPQYKIGYCQQCPDRVKWPAEMGHPPSLYFNAGMFVFEPSVSTYRDLLKTVAVTPPTSFAEQDFLNMYFKDVYKPLPLVYNLVLAMLWRHQENVELDKVKVVHYCAAGSKPWRYTGKEENMQREDIKMLVKKWWEIYNDESLDYKKRGAGEGDAGPVSLQPFIAALSEAGAIQFVAAPSAA, from the exons ATGGCTTACTATGTCATCAATTACTCCAAGCTCCGTATATGGGAG TTCGTGGAGTATACCAAGATGATATACTTGGACTGGGACATCCAGGTGTTTGAAAATATAGATCACCTATTTGATTTGCCTGATGGGTACTTCTACGCCGTAATGGATTGCTTCTGCGAGAAAACATGGAGCAACACCCCGCAGTACAAGATAGGCTACTGCCAGCAGTGCCCTGATAGGGTCAAGTGGCCTGCTGAGATGGGTCATCCCCCATCTCTCTATTTTAACGCTGGGATGTTTGTTTTTGAGCCCAGCGTCTCCACATACCGTGATCTCTTGAAGACAGTCGCCGTCACTCCTCCGACATCTTTTGCAGAGCAG GACTTTTTGAACATGTACTTTAAAGATGTTTACAAGCCACTTCCTCTGGTTTACAATCTTGTTCTTGCAATGTTATGGCGTCACCAAGAGAATGTGGAGCTTGACAAGGTGAAAGTCGTTCACTATTGTGCAGCG GGCTCTAAGCCATGGAGATACACCGGCAAAGAAGAGAACATGCAGAGAGAGGACATAAAGATGCTAGTGAAGAAATGGTGGGAAATTTACAATGATGAGTCGCTGGACTACAAGAAACGTGGTGCAGGAGAAGGTGATGCGGGGCCAGTGAGCTTGCAGCCATTTATTGCAGCTCTCTCGGAGGCTGGTGCTATTCAATTCGTGGCAGCCCCATCAGCTGCGTGA
- the LOC110613502 gene encoding pentatricopeptide repeat-containing protein At4g32450, mitochondrial, whose product MFKRRVSLLSINSLTALNKVCYSSYLSNSIKTLALSKNLSTAAERSEFQNSVGYHLENSNEQFQNSSGSCGESQNFIELVQKPNGQDLNPTRGFRKTTENFVGNIQVAQNGNPDGSYGQNHGNFPHNLNGDCQNCNWTSWESIRNVNQNNPNERRGNFSGYYVNSGQFQHKRSEVAASNSKSSQDHLKRVNGGSGKVPNVHAYSQKGPGEVTQNPAALHLQVPSGSQEIWNSEYTQNVNQFQPGSSDHYMGNTGLYLHGPSNGQYQQNLNVGHNQRSWNVGEYDPNLNGVSNKMQASHLSSDPKFEGALTEPSETTPHRGALDDLDDLCKEMKVKEAVEVLHSLEKQRVPVDLPRFLQLMQACGDAKALQEAKAVHDHIVRSLLPLEVDTYNKILEMYAKCGSMDQAFDVFDKMPERDLNSWNTMITWLAKHGLGEDAIDLFSQFKQAGLEPNAQMYIGVFSSCGDVGDVIEGMLHFESMMKDYGIVPSMEHYVSVVDMLGSAGYLDEALEFIEKMPMKPSADVWITLMNLSRVHGNLELGDRCAELVELLDPYQLNEQSKAGLVAGKASDLEKVTEKKKLTSQNLLEVRSRVHEYRAGDTSHPENDRIYALLRGLKAQMKETGYIPETRFVLHDIDQEGKEEALLAHSERLATAYGLLTSPARSPIRIIKNLRVCVDCHNAVKIISKIVGRELIMRDAKRFHHFKDGVCSCRDYW is encoded by the coding sequence ATGTTCAAGAGGAGAGTCTCGCTTCTTTCAATCAATTCCCTTACAGCTCTAAATAAGGTATGCTATTCGAGTTACCTTTCTAATTCGATCAAAACCCTAGCTCTATCAAAAAATCTTAGCACTGCAGCTGAAAGATCAGAGTTTCAAAACTCGGTTGGCTATCACTTGGAGAATTCTAATGAGCAATTTCAAAACTCTAGTGGCTCATGTGGTGAGAGCCAAAACTTTATTGAATTAGTGCAAAAACCAAACGGACAGGACTTAAACCCTACTCGAGGTTTTAGGAAAACCACCGAAAATTTTGTAGGTAATATTCAAGTTGCGCAAAATGGAAATCCTGACGGGTCTTATGGGCAAAATCATGGAAATTTTCCGCATAATTTGAATGGTGATTGCCAGAATTGTAATTGGACTTCTTGGGAAAGCATTAGAAACGTTAACCAAAATAATCCAAATGAGAGGAGGGGTAATTTTAGCGGATATTATGTAAATTCTGGGCAGTTTCAACACAAAAGAAGTGAAGTTGCTGCATCGAATTCAAAGAGTTCGCAAGATCATCTAAAAAGGGTTAATGGAGGGAGCGGAAAAGTGCCAAATGTGCATGCGTATTCTCAAAAGGGACCTGGAGAAGTGACACAAAATCCAGCTGCGCTTCATTTGCAAGTTCCTTCAGGGTCACAAGAAATATGGAATAGTGAGTATACTCAAAATGTTAATCAGTTTCAGCCTGGCTCAAGTGATCATTACATGGGGAATACTGGACTATATCTGCATGGCCCAAGTAATGGCCAATATCAGCAGAACCTAAATGTTGGACACAACCAGCGGAGTTGGAATGTTGGAGAATACGATCCAAACTTGAATGGTGTAAGTAATAAAATGCAAGCTTCTCATTTGTCAAGTGATCCCAAATTTGAAGGTGCATTGACTGAGCCTTCTGAAACTACTCCACATAGAGGTGCTCTGGATGATCTTGATGACTTGTGCAAGGAAATGAAAGTGAAGGAAGCCGTTGAGGTCCTTCATTCATTAGAGAAGCAGCGTGTTCCTGTGGATTTGCCTAGGTTTTTGCAGTTGATGCAGGCATGCGGGGATGCTAAGGCTTTACAAGAAGCAAAAGCTGTTCATGATCATATTGTGAGATCACTGCTACCTTTGGAAGTCGATACTTATAACAAGATCTTAGAGATGTATGCAAAATGCGGTTCTATGGATCAGGCATTTGATGTGTTTGACAAAATGCCAGAACGCGATTTGAATTCTTGGAATACTATGATAACATGGCTTGCCAAGCATGGTCTTGGAGAGGATGCCATTGATCTGTTTAGTCAGTTTAAACAAGCGGGATTAGAACCTAATGCACAAATGTATATAGGGGTATTCTCTTCTTGTGGTGATGTTGGTGATGTTATTGAAGGGATGCTCCACTTTGAATCCATGATGAAGGACTATGGCATTGTCCCATCAATGGAGCATTATGTGAGCGTTGTGGACATGCTGGGAAGTGCTGGATATTTGGATGAAGCATTAGAGTTCATTGAAAAGATGCCAATGAAACCAAGTGCAGATGTTTGGATAACCTTAATGAATCTAAGCCGTGTTCATGGGAACTTAGAGCTTGGGGATCGCTGtgctgagcttgttgagctttTAGACCCGTACCAATTGAATGAACAATCTAAAGCAGGCCTTGTAGCAGGAAAAGCTTCAGACCTTGAAAAAGTGACTGAGAAGAAGAAATTAACGAGTCAGAATCTTTTAGAAGTTAGGAGTAGGGTCCATGAGTATCGAGCAGGGGACACATCACATCCTGAAAATGATAGAATTTATGCCTTGCTTAGGGGTTTGAAAGCACAGATGAAAGAGACTGGTTACATTCCAGAGACAAGATTTGTGTTGCATGACATAGACCAGGAAGGCAAGGAGGAGGCTCTTCTTGCTCATAGTGAGAGACTGGCTACTGCTTATGGTCTTCTAACCAGTCCTGCACGCTCACCTATTCGAATAATAAAGAATCTTCGTGTTTGTGTTGATTGCCATAATGCTGTGAAGATCATTTCTAAGATTGTTGGAAGAGAACTCATCATGCGAGATGCCAAGAGATTCCATCATTTCAAAGATGGGGTCTGCTCTTGCCGTGATTATTGGTGA
- the LOC110618366 gene encoding ADP-ribosylation factor 2: MGLSFTKLFSRLFAKKEMRILMVGLDAAGKTTILYKLKLGEIVTTIPTIGFNVETVEYKNISFTVWDVGGQDKIRPLWRHYFQNTQGLIFVVDSNDRDRVVEARDELHRMLNEDELRDAVLLVFANKQDLPNAMNAAEITDKLGLNSLRQRHWYIQSTCATSGEGLYEGLDWLSNNIANKA; encoded by the exons ATGGGGCTGTCTTTCACTAAGCTGTTCAGCCGACTCTTTGCTAAGAAAGAGATGCGTATTCTGATGGTGGGTCTTGATGCTGCTGGTAAGACCACCATCCTCTATAAACTCAAGCTCGGAGAAATTGTCACAACCATCCCTACCATTG GATTTAATGTGGAGACTGTGGAGTACAAGAATATTAGCTTCACTGTGTGGGATGTTGGTGGTCAGGACAAG ATTCGGCCTTTGTGGAGACATTACTTCCAAAACACACAAGGGCTTATCTTTGTGGTTGATAGCAATGACAGAGATCGTGTGGTTGAAGCTAGGGATGAGCTGCACAGGATGTTGAATGAG GATGAGCTGAGAGATGCTGTACTGCTTGTATTTGCAAACAAGCAAGATCTTCCAAATGCAATGAATGCTGCTGAAATAACTGATAAGCTTGGCCTTAACTCTCTCCGACAACGCCACTG GTACATCCAGAGCACATGTGCCACCTCTGGTGAAGGGCTATACGAGGGTCTGGACTGGCTCTCGAACAATATTGCAAATAAG GCATAA
- the LOC122725188 gene encoding uncharacterized protein LOC122725188, which translates to MLILLGYCIQTTQAEVISDRPPVILSACSPRSPENCIHVKPLPSGWRFWWLRWTVGRQRRGHKAEDMASKEEASRSEGEEYVYRISTAEEWESLQKDGAIFGGDLDKSSGFIHLSKLNQVKSTLHNFFLNTNLELYLLQIDAKKLGDGLIYEVVDGSNSFPHFYGPSRSFVPLPLDAVVKAEKITVSDGQFICSLLN; encoded by the exons ATGCTAATCTTGCTTGGCTATTGCATTCAAACCACTCAAGCAGAAGTCATATCAGATCGCCCTCCAGTCATCCTTTCAGCCTGCTCCCCACGCTCACCTGAAAATTGCATACACGTAAAGCCGTTACCCAG TGGTTGGAGATTTTGGTGGTTGCGGTGGACAGTAGGTAGGCAGCGGCGCGGTCACAAAGCCGAGGACATGGCTTCAAAAGAGGAAGCGAGTAGAAGCGAAGGCGAAGAGTACGTTTACAGGATTAGTACAGCTGAGGAGTGGGAAAGCTTGCAGAAAGATGGAGCTATTTTTGGTGGAGATCTTGACAAATCGTCCGGCTTTATCCACCTCAGCAAGCTCAACCAG GTTAAGTCAACATTGCACAACTTCTTCTTGAATACTAATTTGGAGTTGTATTTGCTTCAAATTGATGCTAAGAAG CTTGGGGATGGATTAATATATGAAGTTGTAGATGGTAGCAATAGCTTCCCCCATTTTTATGGTCCCTCTCGAAGTTTCGTTCCTCTCCCTTTAGATGCAGTTGTCAAAGCAGAGAAGATTACTGTATCAGATGGGCAGTTCATTTGTAGTCTGTTGAATTAA